The Aulosira sp. FACHB-615 nucleotide sequence ACATTTTCAACCATTTTTCTAATGTTGGGGAATTGACAATCGGATCATTCTGACTCCCACAAACCATCATTGGCATAGAAACGCCACCTGTAGGTAAGTCAATTAACTTAAATAGAGAGTGGGATAAAGGTGTTTGCTCTAAGTCTCTCTTTAATACGGCGATTAGTTTTTTGGTAGTGTTATGTGGTTGTTCACCAAATAGATGACGAACGGTATTTGCTAATATCTGTTCACGACTGATAGGAAATAATTGTCGTTGCAGATAATAGTGGACATGCCAAGTGTTTGCAGGTTGAGAGGCGACAGATAAAAGCACAAGCGATCGCACTTTTTCGGGATATCGCCGCGCATAAGTCAGAGCGATCGCACCACCCGCACCATGACCTGCTAAATTTATTGGGTAAGCACATGCTGATAAAAACTCATCCAATAAATCTACAGCCTCATCTATGGAACTGCCTTCATCTTTACCGGAACGATATTCCCACTGAGCTACATTTACATATTGCGAGATGTATTGTAATAAGGGTTGATCGAAACGCTGCAATACAGGACTAGAACTAATCCATACAACATCAATATCATCATACATAAAAACTCTATAACCTCAAAGATTTATGACATTCAATCATCAGGTATATAAACTGTCAGGATCAGAAATTACGCACCAAAATTGTCTATATATGTGCGTAATTTCTGCCCTAAATTCTGATACTCACACTACAAACCAAACTCTCTTTTTAACTGGGATACCCAATCTTTTATCCGTTTATCTGTTAAATCAGATTGATTATCCTCATCAATAGCTAACCCGACGAATTTGCCATTTTTTAAAGCTTTAGAATCGTTAAAGTCATAACCGTCAGTTGACCAATAGCCGACAGTTTTTCCTCCGCGTTGAGAAATCTTTTCTTCTAAAATTCCCATTGCATCCTGAAAATTATCAGCATATCCAATTTGGTCGCCAGTTCCAAAATAAGCAACTACTTTACCACTAAAATTTATGTCGTCTAGTTCGGGAAAAAAGCCTTCCCAATCACTTTGTAATTCACCAACATTCCAAGTAGGACAACCAATAATCAGATATTGATACTCTTCAAAATCAACAGTATCCGCTTGAGAAATATCGTGTAGTGTGACTACACCATTACCAAACTCATCCCGAATGATTTCCGCCACAGATTCAGTCTTACCTGTTTGAGTACCGTAGAATAAGCCAATTTTTTGCGACATCTTCAACCCCAATATTGAGAAAGTTTACTATTGATCATCAACAAATATCTAGCTCTTAGCGATGATATTTGCAGCAAAATAAACTATGTCTGTTGTTCTCAACAGACAAAAAGCAGTTTTGCATCTTATTTGGCTAAAGCTTCTGGACTTTGGATGCCATATCTGATGTTAGCTATATAATTGCCAAACTTATTGAGATATATATTCAATAAGCTTTGAGCATATCTTATCAGATTTATTGAGATAGTTTGTCAGTAAAAGCAAAAAATTTTTGTAAAAATGCAAGATGAATAGGACTGGCGTGTATACAGAGAGCCTGTAGAGAATGGGTGTAAGGGTATAGAAGTGTAAATATTTACTCCCTGCCCCTGTTTTTTTTACACCTACACCCTTGTTTTAAACTGCTATAGTAGTTCTTGGTTGGATGAGGTAGACTTTATCTAACCAAAAATCGCCATAGTACAATTTTTGTGATTAGTAACATTCTAAAAATATGGCACTCGAACAAGAATTTCATTCTATAGATGTGACATCTTCAACAAGTACAGTCGCCATTGAAGGTGTAGATACACAAAACTTACCAAAGCTACCACCTGCGGGTAAATCTCAGACGCAATGGCAGCAAGTATCTCAGTTTTTAGAGCAGTTCCCTGATAATTTAAATCGTTTTTGGCAGGCATACCAATTGCCTTTGATAGCTGTAGTTGTAGTTTTGGCAGCTACTGTTACACTGAGAGTTGCGATCGCCATACTCAATGCCATTAATGACCTGCCCCTGTTAGAACCAACGTTAGAGTTAATTGGCATTGTTTACTCCACTTGGTTTGTATTGCGTTATCTTTTACAAGCTTCCACTCGCCAAGAATTGTGGGCAGAAATTCGCGTTTTAACAGCCCAAGTTTTAGGAGATTGAAGAAGTCTGAAGTCTGAAGTAGTAGTAGGATGCGTTATGGCTTCAGCCTAACGCATCGCTTGATTATTGTATTTTTTAAATTATCAATACTCCTCTCCTTTAAAAGTGCTGAGTGCCGTACACTGAGCGTTCGCGCAGCGTCTCCATCAGGAGAAGCCGAAGTGTGTGTGCTGAGTGCTGAGTAAAAATGCTAGTCCCACTTTCATACTTGGCTATGAAGCTTGTTTCATTGCGACTCCCTTGTCTTCCTTGTCTCCTCTTTCCCCCTATCTATTCATAAAACAAAACTGCTAAATATGATTAACTCACCGTAATCACTACGCCTAAACTCTCATTCGCTAACCTATCAACTGCACAAACAGCATAAGTTCCAGGTTGAACGGTGGCGAAGGTTGTACCAGCAGATAAAATACGCTGAAGAGTCCAGCTATCACCACTTTGGCGGTAAAGTGTCCAAGACCTGACAGGCTGATTATCTCCTGGTTGCCAGTTCAGTTTACCATCTTTAAATTGCAAGGCTTGGGGAGGGGTAACTTGGGCTGCACTCCGCCAAGGCATAGCAGGTACTATTGCAGGTCTAGAATAAAGAGAGCTTTTAAATTGGTCAGCAATACCGCGCCGATTTTGATTAATCGCACTCATACTAAAGAAAATATTTCCTAGAGATAAGTTGCTGGCTAAGTTGCGGGAAATTTTGACTTGTTTGTCAATTTCATCGTCTTTCCAAGCTTTACCATCTAGTTGACCGAGATTATTTCCGGCGTAAATATGTCGCTGCTGAGAATTAATTTCTGTCCACCATCGCAGTAGTGCGGGATAGCTTTGTTTGCTTTGGTCAATTCGCCAATAAAGTTGCGGTGCTAAATAATCAATCCAACCTTGTTCTAACCATTTGCGTGAATCAGCATACAATACACTGTAAGCATCTAAACCAGTGATTCCCGCAGGTTGTCCGGGGCGATAAATTCCAAATGGACTAATCCCAAATTTGACATAAGGCTTGGTTGTTTTGATTCCTTCCGAAAGCCGCAACACCATTTGATTGACATTTTCCCGTCGCCAATCATCTAAACTTAATAAACCACCTGCGGCTCTGTATGCGGCGTAGGTTTTATTATCAGGAAAAGATTGTCCTTGGATGGGATAGGGATAAAAATAATCATCTAAGTGAATAGCATCGATGTCATAGCGCCGCACAACATCAAGAATGACATTGTAGGCTCTATCTTGAACAATTTTTGAGCCAGGGTCCATCCACAGTTGATTGCCCCACTGATAAACTACTTCTGGATGGGTAAGTGCGATGTGGGGGCGGACATTGGGAGAACCTTTGATGCTAGTTTTGGCGCGGTAAGGGTTAAACCAAGCGTGAACTTCGATATTGCGTTTGTGACATTCAGCGATCGCAAACTCTAAAGGATCATAAAATGGTTCGGGCGCTCTGCCTTGAGTTCCCGTAATCCAAGCACTCCAAGGTTCTAATTCCGAAGCATACAAAGCATCACCTTCAGGACGCACTTGCAAAATCAAAGCGTTGAAATTCAGTGCTTGTAATTGGTTGACAATTTCTAAAAATTCTGACCTTTGCTGTGCTGTTGAAAGTCCCGCCTTAGAAGGCCAATCACTATTCCACACCGACGCTACCCAAGCCCCACGAAACTCGCGTGTATGGCTGACTTTCACAGTACTAGATACGGGGGGTCTAGGTGTGGGTGTGGGTGTGGGTGTGGGTGTCGGTGTGGGTGTTGTGGTTGGTGGAACTACAAGATAAACAGAAGATATCTTTTGAGCATTACCCAGATAAACTAAAGCTTGATAAACTATCGCCGCCACATCGCCGCGAGTTGCAGCTGTGGCGTAATTGAGTAATTTAATATTGGGGAAACTAGCAACAAAACCTGCACTCGTAGCTAAAGCGATTTGATTTCTAGCATAACCAGGAATATTGGCTGCGTCTTGATAAATTTGTGAAAGTTGGTTTACTAAGTCGGGTTTGATTTTTGCTGCTATGTCTAAACCGTTGACTAGAGAAACTAAAACATCACCCCTAGCAATGCGATTACTGGGACGAAAATATTTATCAGGGTAGCCGGTTAAAAACCCTGTTTCGTAAGCTTTTTGGATGGCGCTTGCAGCCCAGTTATTTGCCGGAACATCAACAAACGGAGTATATTGGCGCTTGACTGGGACTGTAAAAACTGCTGCAACAATCGCCGCAAATTCAGCACGAGTTACTGAGTTATCGGGGCGAAAAGTACCGTTGGGATAGCCATTTAAAATGCGCCGCGCTGCTAAGGCTTCAATAAACGGACGCGCCCAATGGTTTTGAGTGTCTGAGAAGCGTGCAGTAGTAGAGACCATTGTTGATTGCCATTAGTTTGCTTGGCTGGATTCTAACAGCGCGATCGCAATTCCTCCCGGACTTTTGCAGAAATTTTCATATTTGGCAACATTTTCTGCACTGCGGCGACAGTTGGCGTTAACTGTAGTGTTTATTAGAACAATTACGAGTAATTTAGTATTGAACATGAATCAATCAAAAGGCTAGTGTATGAGGCTAAATTTGAGTCGCCGTCAATTTGTGGTATTTGGTTCAGCTACCTTTGCTACCAGTTTGCTACTGAAAGCTTGTAGTAGTAACCAACCGCAGACACCCACAGCGAGTAGTGGCGCTGAAGGGTTTAAAATAGCGATCGCTCTCCCTGGAGTCATCACCGATAAAGCCTGGAATCAGTCTGGCTATGAAGGCGTAAACCTAGTCAAACAAAAACTCGGTGCAGAAATCGCATATATAGAACAAGTCGCCCAAGCTGATCAAACAGAAGCCTTAACGGATTTTGCGCGTAAAGGTTACAATTTAGTTTTTGCCCACGGCGGGCAATTTGATGCAGCAATAGAACAAGTGGCGACACAATTTCCTAATACATTTTTTGTGGGTGTGAATGGAAATGTGAAAGGTGAAAATATTGCATCTTTACGCATAGATCACTTACAAGGTAGCTATTTGTGCGGGATTATTGCGGCTGCTATGACTAAATCTAATAAATTAGCTTACATTGCTGGGCAAGAATTTCAAGCAACTCAAGAAGAATTACGCGGCTTTGAATTAGGTGCAAAATCAGTTAAACCAAATATGCAAATTGTTTCCACATTTACAGGCGATTGGAATGATGTCGCCAAAGCAAAAGAAGCCACACTCGCTTTAATTTCTGCGGGTGCAGATGTGATTTATCAATGGTTAGATAGCGCCTCACCCGCAGTTTTGCAAACAGCCAGTGATAAAGGGGTTTATGCCTTTGGTAATACCAAAGACCAATTAGATGTCGCGCCCAAAGCAGTGTTAACTAGTGCAGTTAAAAGATTAGATTTAGCCATAACTTACTTAGCAGAGTTAGCCCAGCAAAAACAGTTAAAAGGACAGATATATTCTATCGGGTTAGAAAGACCTGATATTTTGAACTTAGGCAACTTTACCGCTAGTATTCCTGAGCAAGTTAAAAATAATGTCCTGAAAGTCAGACAAGAAATTATTGATAAAAAAATCACCTTTGAGAATTGCCAAGCAGATGGTAAAAATACTCGTTGTGTGAAAAAAGTATCAGCATAAATAAATGACATATTTACGCTTAGAAAATATCACTAAACGTTTTGGCTCATTTGTTGCTAACGATAACATTAGCTTGAGTGTAAATTCTGGTCAGATTCATGCAATTTTAGGTGAAAACGGTGCAGGTAAGACCACTTTAATGAAGATGATCAGTGGTTTATCTCAGCCTGATACTGGGCAGATATATATACAAGATAAACCAGTAAAAATTACCTCGCCTAATACTGCTACAAAACTTGGTATTGGCATGATTTACCAACATTTCATGCTTGTACCTCAGTTGACTGTTACCGAAAATATTATCTTGGGATTGAAAAATAGCTGGCGTTTAAATTTGCAACAAAAATATCAGGAAATTGCGGCTTTATCTCAAGCTTATGGGTTAGAAATTGACCCCAGCGCCAAGGTAGAAGATTTACCAGTGGGAATACAACAGCGTGTCGAAATTCTTAAAGTTCTTTACCGCCAAGCCAAACTTTTAATTCTCGATGAACCAACCGCCGTCTTAACACCACCAGAAGTTGATTCATTGATTGGAATTTTACGGCAATTAGCTGCTGCTGGTAACACGATTATTTTTATCAGTCACAAATTAGAGGAAGTAATTAAACTCTGTGATAGCGTCACAGTATTACGCCGAGGAAAGGTAGTCGCCACAACCACTACTGAGGCTGTTACACCGCAAAATTTAGCAGAATTAATGGTAGGGTATGAAGTTGATTTACAAGTTAATAAATCACCTGCTTTACCAGAAAAAGTAGTATTGACGGTAGAGAATTTACAAGTTCCAGATGATAGAAATATTTATGCTGTGGGTGATGTGTCATTTGAACTACGTGCCGGAGAAATATTAGGAATTGCGGGTGTTGATGGCAATGGACAAAGAGAATTAGCGGATGCAATTACAGGTTTACGTAAAATTAAGCAAGGAAAAATAGAGTTAAAAAAATATTCAACGATTGCTTATATCCCTGAAGATAGACAAAAGATAGGTTTGATATTGCAATTTAGCATTGCCCAAAACTTAATTTTAAAAGCTTTTAAAAAATTCCCATTTTGTCGTAATTATCTCTTACAACCAGCAGTCATCAAAAATCATGCCCAAGCTGCAATGCAAACATTCGATATCCGCGCGACAGGAGAAGATATTCAAGTTAGTCAACTATCGGGAGGAAACCAACAAAAAGTAGTATTGGCGCGAGAACTGGCGGGGGAACCTGATTTAATTGTCGCTATGCAACCCACCAGGGGGTTAGATGTGGGGGCGATGACGGCGGTACATTTACAGTTGTTAGCAGAACGCGATCGCGGTGCGGCGATATTGTATATTTCTACTGAGTTAGAAGAAATCATGGCGATGAGCGATCGCATTGCCGTAATCTACAGAGGTAAGTTCGTTGCTATTTTAGACGCACAGACAGCAACAGTGGAAGAAATTGGTCTATTAATGGCTGGGGGAAAACTATAAAATAAAATGCCAAATCTTTACATAATTGGTGGTGCAAATGGTTCAGGAAAAACAACTGTTGCAATGAGTTTATTGCCGAATTTTTTAGACTGCTTTGAGTACGTAAATGCAGATTCTATTGCTGCTGGGCTATCTCCATTAAATCCTGATTCAATGGCTATAGAAGCAGGAAAATTAATGATTACCAGACTACAAACTCTGTCTAATTCTGGCAGTGATTTTGCCTTTGAAACCACCTTAAGTGCGAGAACTTTTGTACCTTTTATAAATGAATGTAAGAACAAAGGCTATACAGTTAACTTAATATACTTTTGGTTACGAAGTGTAGATTTAGCTATAGAAAGGGTAGCACAAAGAGTTACCAGTGGCGGACATTCAATTCCAGAAGAGGTGATACGTAGAAGGTATGAAAGGGGTAAGAAAAATCTCATTTCTTTATATTTACCGTTATGCGATCGCTGGATTATCTATGATAACTCTAGTAATGAGACTAAGCTAGTAGCTGAGTATCGTTATGGTGAAGAAGTTATGATTTATGAAAATGCAATTTTAACTCAAATCAGAGGGGATAAAAATGGTTAAACCAGAATTAGAACTTTTATCTAGCAAAATTGATGCCGGCGTAAAAGCTGCAATTGCGTCCGCTATTGAACGACATCGTAAGCTTGGGCAATCAATTAGTATTATGCGAGATGGAAAAGTTATAACTTTAACTGCTGATCAAATCCCAGCAGTTCAGCATCAACAAAATAATTTAAATCAATAGGTAAATGTTATATAATAAGTAGGAGTAAGCTTTTTTAACTATATAAGAACTTTCAATGATTAACCCTATATCTTTTCAGACAGTCATTGAATATGTAGAATCTCTTTCAACGGAAGAGCAAGATTTACTACTAGAATTGATTGCTAAAAGACGCATTGAACAACGGCGTAAAGAAATTGCGTCGAATGCTATACAAACCCTAGAAGCAATTAGAACAGGCGTAGCCAAGCATGGTAATCTTGATGATCTGCGGGCTGATTTGCTGAGTGAAGAATGAGAGTTCTTGTTTGGGATAGTAGCTTCAAGCGTGCTTTTAAACGAGTGATTCGTAAAAATCCGCGCTTAGAAGAGAAAATATTTGAGGTTTTGGAATTACTTGTAGTTGATCCATTTACACATAGTTTAAAATCACATAAATTAAAAGGTGATTTAGAGGGATTGTGGGCTTGTTGGGTGGAGTATGATTGCCGTATTATTTACACATTTCAGCCTAATCCTGATAATGACGAAGACATGATTGTGCTAATCGATATTGGCACTCATGATGAAGTTTATTGAGTCAGAAACTAATGGGAACTACATTACAAATCAAACAAATATCTCCCTATATATTGGAGAAAATAAAAAATTATTCTGAGTTGGCAGGTATATTTTTAGACGCACAATACTTGGACGATTCACCATTTTGGAAAGAATTTACAATAGACCCAAATGATATTGATGATATGGAGTGGTTTAATGAGGCAACTAATTATGTACAAGAAGGATTAGATAAATTAGTCACGCACAAACCAGAAAAATTTGAAAAGATGAAGGATGATATTCCTTTAATTATTAATGAAGGCAAAAGTAAGTATTTAGATTTAGATAAAACTTGGCAAGCAATCAATTTCTTACTTACTGGATATGACTTTTATGATGAAGAATTTAATTTATCTAAATTAGTTGTAAGTAAAAATCCAGCCGATAATCTTCCTTTAATTAGGGCTGTCAGCCCCAGTCAAGGAATTGAATATGATGATGGTGACTATCCATTGTATTATTTTAGCGTTGATGAAGTTCAACAGATAGCCAAGGCTTTATCAGATTTTTCTATGGATGAAATCAAACAGAGATTAAAATTTAGAGGATTACCGGAAGATAGCTACAATCATTTATTTGATTACACATATCATCCCTTGGTGAAATATTACCAAGATGCTGCGGATAAAGGAAACGCAATGTTTCTTGATTTTGGTTAGTGGTTAAATCTATTTCTCGATGTCAAAACTCACACCTTCATAAATTGAATCAATTCCACAGCTAAAATCAACACTTTCGATAATGATATCTTCACCAATAGTATAGGGAGAATAGAGCCACATTCTACCCTCTCCGCAACGATAAAATTCTACGCTGATTTTTTCCGATTCCACTAAGATATATTCTTGTAAACTTGGCATATTACGATAAAAAGCAAACTTTTCGCCTCTATCTTTTGCTTCTGTACCAGGAGAAAGAACTTCTACAATTATCTTTGGATATTGGATAAATTTGCGAGCATTTAAATCTCGTGAATCACAACTGACTACGACATCAGGATAGTAGTATGGACTGTTAAGATTTACCTGTACCTTGACATCGGCAACGTTGATGCGACAACCTCTAGCACGTAAATGAGGATACAATGCTCGATAGATGTTCAAGGCAATATCATTGTGAGGAATTGTACCGCCAGTCATGGCAAAAACTTTGCCATTAACGTATTCATAGCGGTATTCTTGTAGAGGTTCCCAATCGAGATATTGCTCGATACTCATTTTTTGAGGTTGAGGGTTGGCAATCATCACATCATGACCAAAATAAATCGCATTCAATCCCTGCTACCAATCTTATCACCGCTAATAGCAATTACCTCTGCCCTGATGGTTGGTGCTATTCTCATCATCTTTGCAGGCGCAAACCCTATCGCTGCATACACAGCCTTATTTCAAGAGTCACTTGCCAATTACTTTGGTTTTGGTAACACCCTCACCAAAATGACACCGCTATTATTCACCAGTTTAGGAGTGTTAGTTGCATTAAAGGCTGGTCAATTTAATATCGGTGGTGAAGGACAAATTTATCTTGGTGCGTTGGGAAGTGCTTTAATTGGTCTATATGTGCAAGGATTACCCGCAATTATTCACATTCCCTTGGCTTTGTGCGCCGGATTTATTTTTGGTGCGGTTTGGGGATGGATACCTGGTTATTTGAAAGCTGTGCGGGGAGTGAATGAAGTTATTACAACCTTGCTGCTGAATTATATTGCGGTGAATTTGGTTAGCTATTTGGTACAAAATCCTTTAAAAGCACCAGCCGCACCTAGTCCTTACTCACCTTTAATTGCTAAGTCTGCCCAGTTACCGATTATTTTACCGGGGAGTCTTGCCCATGCGGGAATTATCTTGGCGTTAATAGCAGCAATTATATTATGGGTTTTGTTAGGGCGATCGCCTCTAGGATACCAAATCACCGCCGTCGGATTAAACCCGATTGCTGCCCGTTATGCTGGTATGTCGGTGGAACGTACCATTATGTTAGTCATGGCGTTAGCTGGTGGTTTGGCTGGGTTAGCAGGTGCAACTGAGGTGATGGGGTTGAAATATCGCTTATTTGAACAAGTTTCTCCTGGTTATGGCTTTGATGCCATTGCGATCGCGTTTCTAAGTCGCGGTAATATTGGCGGTGTAGTGTTAACTTCCTTATTTTTCGCCGCCTTGCGTAGTGGTGCGAATGTAATGCAACGTAGCGCCGGGGTTCCAGTTACCGTAGTTTATGCTATTCAAGGTTTGACTGTGTTATTTGTTGCTATTAGTCTCGCGGTAGAAACCCAAAGGAAAGCTGAGGCTTAACGCTAAGAAAACTCTGCGATACTCCGCGTTAAAAAATCCAATGAATAACCTTAACTTCTTCTCTGATTACCTAGTCGCCAGTTTACACCTCGCTGTCCCCTTGAGTTTTGCATCTTTGGGCGGATTATATTCTGAACGTTCGGGAGTGTTGAATATTGCCTTAGAAGGAATGTTACTCACAGGTGCTTTTACTAGTGCGGTGGCGACTTTTTACACTGGCAATGTCTGGCTTGGTGTGCTTGCGGCTGTCATGGCTGGGGGTGTGGTGGGTTTACTCCACGCTTTTTTATGTATAACTTTAAAAGTGGATCAGTTAGTGTCGGGGTTAGCAATTAATTTAGTGGCTGGTGGGTTAACTGCGTTTTTCGCGCGGTTGGTGTTTCACGGTGCTAACACCCAAAGATTACCAGGAATTACACCTCTCATCATTCCAGGGTTGGCAAATATCCCAGTCTTGGGAATGCTATTGTTTCAGCAAGATATTCTTGTCTATTTACTGCTATTTTTAATTGCTGTTAGTGTATATGTTTTATTTCATACCAGCTTTGGTTTAACTTTGCGAGCGGTGGGGGAATATCCCCAAGCGGCGGTGACATCTGGGATATCAGTTGCAATGGTGCGTTACTGTGCGGTAGTGCTGGGTGGCTGTTTGACGAGTTTAGGTGGTGCGTATCTCGCCTTGGTGCAGATTCGATTTTTCAGTGAAGGGATGAGTGCGGGTAGAGGTTTTATTGCGATCGCTGCTTTAATTTTTGGTAGATGGCATCCTATAGGTAGTGCTTTGGCTTGTTTATTGTTTGGCGCGACGGAAGCTTTACAATTACGTATCCAAGCTTTGGGTGTTAATATTCCTTACCAGTTTCTAGTTATGTTACCTTATGCGATCGCTTTATTTGCATTGTTGGGATTAGCTGGTAAAGCTTCACCACCAAAGGCTTTAGGAGTTAATTATTTTCCCGAAAATCATACATGACAATAAATTCTATAACATTGGTTAGAAAATTTGATACCTGCTACAGTTGCATATCACTCTAGAAGGAATGTACACTTTTAGTCATGATGTTTGCTTGATATTGCCACTGGCTTGTCATTGTCTACCCTTAACTTCAGCATAGACAATCAACCTAGTGAGTCATACACGAGTTAGTCCATTTCAAGCCGCATACAGCCTTGTAAAGATAACCTCGTAAACTGTCAAATATTTACTAGAAAATACGACTTCGCTGTTAGTGGTGTCGTTCGTTGAATGAAAATTCATAACTTTGGGTAGGTAGTCTTTAATTTAAAGGTGACTTGTTGTTTATGAACGGACAGCCACTAATCTTAGTTGTCGAAGAAAATATATACAATTTAGAACTCCTAAATTATCATCTCAAAGCATTAAGCTATTCTTGTATTTGCGCCAAACAAGGAATCAAAGCTTTAATACTATCGCAAACACATCAACCTGATTTAATCATCTTAGATATGATGATTTCTGATATTACTGGCGGTCAAGTTATTGATTTCCTCAAACAAGATAAAAAAACTGCCAAAATTCCCATTATTGCAGTTATTCCTTGGTACCTGGAAGAAAACTCCGAACGCCTCTTTTTAACAGGTACAGATACTTATCTAACAAAACCCTATAATTTGCATAAACTAGATGCTGTTTTGTCCTGTCGTTTCACTCAGCTAAATTCTTCAAGTTTGCTTTAGGGATAGACTCAGGATTCCGCACTTCTGGCAACTGTTGTAAAATCACAATTATTCCAGTTCTTCCTGTAACTAAATTTGTATTAGTCATCAAATCAACTATTGGCTTACCAATAATTTCTTCTAGCAAACTTTGTAGTTGACGCTTAATTATTTTGTCTAAAAATAAGCGGACTTGTTCAGCTAAGTTTTCATAACCGCCAGAGATTAATGTTAATTCTACTAACGAAGCTGATTTTTCTAGAGAAATCACCAATTCCGTATCAAAAAAATGACATACAACTTGGCTAGGACGTTGCCCTAGTTGTTCATAATATAAAGCACTAATTCGTTGTGCAATTTCTCTTTCAAGTTGTCCAATAGTTGGGTATGACATTATTTTTGTTGGTGTTTACACTCTAGTGCTTGAGTTAGTTGAGTCTGGCTTAAATAAAATTAAGATTAATAACTAACATAATATCTATACATATTATATATACCATTCTATATAAACAATCAAGATGAGATTAAATCATATTTTTTTCACTATTTAATTTGGCTAAAAGAACTCCTCATGATAAACAATAAAAAATTTATATAGCGATTATAGCCTTAGCTATTATCACTTAAAAATGAGCTATGTCAATCACAGTATTAATGGTGAACAGCAAAAAATAATCAGGAGCAGATTTTCTCCGAAACAAGTTAATTTTGTCGTCAAAAGCTGTACTTTTTTTGATAAAATAAAGCAGCCCATCAAAGTTTTTTTGGTTAAGAAATCCAGTTTTGAAAAAACTTGCTACTTTTAGTAATATTCTTTGTTCAGCATTAACTAACTGATTATAGCGATCGCATTTGATAACTCATTTCAGAACATATATATAGGTGAGATGTCCACCATATATCAAGTTGTAAATTTCAGGTGATATAAATAAATTAATATTTATTTATGATTATCAATATTTGTTTACACACAGCACATAATCAAGAGTGGGTCAGGACTTATACCAATTCACGAAATTACTGATACAAATCACTTCCTCTACACCTTTGTTTCCGGTCGCCGAGCGGAGTCGAGGCGCTGCTTGCCTATCTGTATCATGTTTAGAGTGAAATGGTATTACGCAAAATCATGAAAAAACGAACCGCAAAGAGCGCATAGACGCGATAGCGGCTTCCCGCAGGGTAGGCCACGAAGTTAAGAGGATTTGAGAG carries:
- a CDS encoding zeta toxin family protein, whose translation is MPNLYIIGGANGSGKTTVAMSLLPNFLDCFEYVNADSIAAGLSPLNPDSMAIEAGKLMITRLQTLSNSGSDFAFETTLSARTFVPFINECKNKGYTVNLIYFWLRSVDLAIERVAQRVTSGGHSIPEEVIRRRYERGKKNLISLYLPLCDRWIIYDNSSNETKLVAEYRYGEEVMIYENAILTQIRGDKNG
- a CDS encoding type II toxin-antitoxin system mRNA interferase toxin, RelE/StbE family: MRVLVWDSSFKRAFKRVIRKNPRLEEKIFEVLELLVVDPFTHSLKSHKLKGDLEGLWACWVEYDCRIIYTFQPNPDNDEDMIVLIDIGTHDEVY
- a CDS encoding DUF1877 family protein, which encodes MGTTLQIKQISPYILEKIKNYSELAGIFLDAQYLDDSPFWKEFTIDPNDIDDMEWFNEATNYVQEGLDKLVTHKPEKFEKMKDDIPLIINEGKSKYLDLDKTWQAINFLLTGYDFYDEEFNLSKLVVSKNPADNLPLIRAVSPSQGIEYDDGDYPLYYFSVDEVQQIAKALSDFSMDEIKQRLKFRGLPEDSYNHLFDYTYHPLVKYYQDAADKGNAMFLDFG
- a CDS encoding Uma2 family endonuclease, yielding MIANPQPQKMSIEQYLDWEPLQEYRYEYVNGKVFAMTGGTIPHNDIALNIYRALYPHLRARGCRINVADVKVQVNLNSPYYYPDVVVSCDSRDLNARKFIQYPKIIVEVLSPGTEAKDRGEKFAFYRNMPSLQEYILVESEKISVEFYRCGEGRMWLYSPYTIGEDIIIESVDFSCGIDSIYEGVSFDIEK
- a CDS encoding ABC transporter permease — its product is MTKINRIQSLLPILSPLIAITSALMVGAILIIFAGANPIAAYTALFQESLANYFGFGNTLTKMTPLLFTSLGVLVALKAGQFNIGGEGQIYLGALGSALIGLYVQGLPAIIHIPLALCAGFIFGAVWGWIPGYLKAVRGVNEVITTLLLNYIAVNLVSYLVQNPLKAPAAPSPYSPLIAKSAQLPIILPGSLAHAGIILALIAAIILWVLLGRSPLGYQITAVGLNPIAARYAGMSVERTIMLVMALAGGLAGLAGATEVMGLKYRLFEQVSPGYGFDAIAIAFLSRGNIGGVVLTSLFFAALRSGANVMQRSAGVPVTVVYAIQGLTVLFVAISLAVETQRKAEA
- a CDS encoding ABC transporter permease, which codes for MNNLNFFSDYLVASLHLAVPLSFASLGGLYSERSGVLNIALEGMLLTGAFTSAVATFYTGNVWLGVLAAVMAGGVVGLLHAFLCITLKVDQLVSGLAINLVAGGLTAFFARLVFHGANTQRLPGITPLIIPGLANIPVLGMLLFQQDILVYLLLFLIAVSVYVLFHTSFGLTLRAVGEYPQAAVTSGISVAMVRYCAVVLGGCLTSLGGAYLALVQIRFFSEGMSAGRGFIAIAALIFGRWHPIGSALACLLFGATEALQLRIQALGVNIPYQFLVMLPYAIALFALLGLAGKASPPKALGVNYFPENHT
- a CDS encoding PleD family two-component system response regulator, which encodes MNGQPLILVVEENIYNLELLNYHLKALSYSCICAKQGIKALILSQTHQPDLIILDMMISDITGGQVIDFLKQDKKTAKIPIIAVIPWYLEENSERLFLTGTDTYLTKPYNLHKLDAVLSCRFTQLNSSSLL
- a CDS encoding DUF2294 domain-containing protein; this translates as MSYPTIGQLEREIAQRISALYYEQLGQRPSQVVCHFFDTELVISLEKSASLVELTLISGGYENLAEQVRLFLDKIIKRQLQSLLEEIIGKPIVDLMTNTNLVTGRTGIIVILQQLPEVRNPESIPKANLKNLAE